A genomic region of Solanum dulcamara chromosome 2, daSolDulc1.2, whole genome shotgun sequence contains the following coding sequences:
- the LOC129880126 gene encoding putative late blight resistance protein homolog R1B-16, with translation MSSSYEYFSTGRYYDLSRLEKLGHEWDLGIGSNRQCEIDVIYINLKFVDMFLSLQSFTTVCYDVTQQIQALFPYAEAEFKRINYPIDVYELSKLKEKILGIKLELGGKYSFPEALLPLSSNVATPEFIKRFIDTVVRNLTDLSEICDRDTRSPLVPCSSGQQMEEVVKQLKLLRNFVYFISDRCTDPQSQHTFFTHVLVVAGHAAMISWLDLPSHWKEEYSASAKMNASFSDLQMRIQPSQPCIRKIYVDVLQALKSGCHPNNQAEHVADYKYGFVETLVHHLEELPITFKDQMPMLNDLRVSLINLPREALKDLDTAIIDAGLLIYSLYDSVEEKEDMAVGELNQVPVLHFSGDIQSNQALIYLITRKSFHFKLPKIDGLGSIDIILDHLKELLSRNSDVLSSIRSQLRTIQQQLEHFQKQHVGFESFAMQMIAKAYEVEHLAVRNKDIPEWCLLLWTGDIIEEITLLIREVAEIYENKLSDLVLHNTTDVASAHTSEFARLTSIREEMVGFQEVMDTLRRQLISGSSHLDVISIVGMPGLGKTFLANKLFFDQLVVSHFDVRAQCCVSQVYTRKDLLLTILRGIKKDTIISDKLPENELADRLRKLLLVQRYLILIDDVWETAAWDDLYPCFCDADTNKRSRIILTTRLGDVASHAKLVSDPHFLRLLTPEESWMLLKDKVFNTRSCPPVLEDVGRKIAQKCGGLPLSVVLVAGILEGMEKEKHCWEQVAINLGSHIQSKSEDLINLSYQDLPFHLKPCFLYFGVFLEDEEIQVSKLTWLWTAEGLVKIHKEKLSEDIAEYYLKNLIGRNLVMVSKKSSDGKTKACRIHDLLLDFCKKKAKEENFLQCIKGDNDNMCPPPISYQKINIPRRLCLHSQGNNLAEWSSICSDVQSFHLMKGTQIASSSIHNASYTFNSFKFLRVLNLEFTVIDSFPEALTCLGYVAVRIADDSSLSFSSNRWNLETLIVKGMGRRVSLPDTLWKMVKLRHLHVYNSAIIPIPIVHEELLKSPPKMNELRTLSSAWFSCVEDANNILVKTPNLQKLRCEVLRCYEYSPAFNNLTKLEVLKFSWGCLGTWATNLKFPSSLKKLTLLNGPVVIPDQVATLPSLVVLKLLNVSIKRKVWEVTDEQFPRLKFLKLQNASFFEWNVSDDAFPCLEHLVIRRLRHLEQIPPRFADMLTLKSIEVISCKESLVESAKDIQEKQVEEMQNCGFKLFIQK, from the exons ATGTCTTCTTCATATGAGTATTTTTCTACAGGGAGATATTATGACCTTTCTCGTTTGGAAAAGCTTGGTCATGAATGGGATTTAGGTATCGGAAGCAATAGACAGTGTGAAATTGATGTCATCTATATCAATCTTAAATTCGTAGATATGTTTCTCAGCTTGCAGAGCTTCACAACTGTATGCTACGATGTTACACAGCAAATCCAAGCTCTTTTTCCTTATGCTGAAGCTGAATTCAAAAGAATCAACTATCCCATCGATGTATATGAGTTGAGTAAGTTGAAAGAAAAGATTTTGGGGATTAAGTTGGAATTGGGAGGTAAATACTCCTTTCCCGAAGCATTACTACCACTTTCCTCCAACGTTGCTACTCCCGAATTTATAAAGAGATTCATTGATACTGTTGTAAGAAATCTCACTGATTTATCAGAGATTTGTGATCGTGATACTAGATCTCCTTTAGTTCCTTGCTCCAGCGGGCAACAAATGGAAGAGGTTGTAAAGCAGTTGAAATTGTTGCGAAATTTTGTCTACTTTATATCGGACAGATGCACGGATCCTCAAAGCCAGCATACCTTCTTCACTCATGTTTTAGTTGTGGCTGGTCATGCAGCAATGATTTCCTGGTTGGATTTGCCAAGccattggaaagaagaatacTCGGCTTCAGCTAAAATGAATGCTTCATTTTCTGACCTTCAAATGAGGATTCAGCCGAGTCAACCATGTATCCGCAAGATCTATGTTGATGTCCTGCAAGCTCTTAAATCAGGATGCCATCCAAATAACCAAGCTGAGCATGTTGCTGATTATAAATATGGCTTTGTGGAGACTCTCGTACACCATTTGGAAGAGCTACCTATTACTTTCAAGGATCAAATGCCAATGCTCAACGATTTGAGAGTCAGTCTCATCAATTTACCAAGAGAGGCCCTTAAAGATCTTGATACAGCAATTATTGATGCAGGGCTTCTAATTTACTCGTTGTATGACAGCGTGGAGGAGAAGGAAGACATGGCTGTTGGGGAGTTAAACCAAGTGCCAGTCCTTCACTTCTCAGGTGATATTCAGAGTAATCAAGCACTGATCTACCTCATCACACGGAAGTCATTTCACTTCAAATTACCTAAGATTGATGGGCTGGGATCTATTGACATCATTTTAGACCACCTGAAGGAGTTGCTAAGCCGCAACTCAGACGTACTTTCTTCTATAAGGAGCCAACTTCGGACAATTCAGCAGCAACTGGAGCACTTTCAGAAGCAGCATGTTGGATTTGAATCTTTTGCGATGCAGATGATTGCTAAAGCATATGAGGTGGAACATTTGGCTGTTAGGAACAAAGACATTCCTGAGTGGTGTCTTCTTCTCTGGACCGGGGACATCATAGAGGAGATTACACTACTCATAAGGGAAGTAGCGGAGATTTATGAAAACAAACTCTCTGACTTGGTATTGCATAATACCACAGATGTTGCCAGTGCTCATACTTCAGAATTTGCTAGGCTTACAAGCATAAGGGAAGAGATGGTTGGATTTCAGGAGGTGATGGACACTCTAAGACGGCAGCTAATCAGCGGATCATCACACTTGGATGTCATCTCAATCGTGGGCATGCCTGGATTGGGTAAGACATTTCTAGCTAACAAACTATTTTTTGATCAGTTAGTCGTTTCTCATTTTGATGTCCGTGCACAATGTTGTGTATCTCAAGTTTATACACGCAAGGACTTGTTACTAACCATTCTTCGTGGTATTAAGAAGGATACAATTATAAGTGATAAACTACCAGAGAATGAATTAGCAGATAGGTTGCGCAAACTTTTATTGGTTCAGAGGTACCTTATCCTCATTGATGATGTCTGGGAAACTGCTGCATGGGATGATCTATACCCTTGCTTCTGTGATGCGGATACAAATAAACGAAGTAGAATTATCCTGACAACTCGGCTTGGTGATGTTGCTTCCCATGCTAAACTCGTAAGTGATCCTCATTTTCTTCGACTGCTTACACCGGAAGAAAGTTGGATGTTATTGAAGGATAAGGTGTTCAATACAAGAAGTTGCCCCCCTGTCTTAGAAGATGTTGGCCGAAAGATAGCACAAAAGTGTGGAGGGCTACCTCTTTCAGTTGTCCTAGTAGCAGGTATTCTCGAAGGAATGGAGAAGGAGAAACATTGTTGGGAACAGGTTGCAATAAATTTAGGTTCACACATCCAGTCTAAGTCGGAGGATTTAATAAATCTTAGTTACCAAGATTTACCATTTCATTTGAAACCTtgttttttgtattttggagtATTTCTAGAGGATGAAGAGATACAGGTTTCAAAGTTGACATGGTTGTGGACTGCAGAAGGTTTGGTAAAAATTCATAAAGAGAAGCTTTCCGAGGATATAGCAGAGTATTACTTAAAGAACCTTATTGGAAGAAACCTCGTGATGGTTTCCAAGAAGAGTTCTGATGGTAAGACTAAGGCGTGTCGCATTCATGACTTGTTACTTGATTTTTGTAAGAAGAAAGCCAAGGAGGAGAACTTTCTACAATGCATAAAAGG GGACAATGATAATATGTGTCCTCCTCCTATTTCCTATCAGAAGATTAACATTCCACGACGCTTATGCCTTCACTCTCAAGGGAATAATCTTGCAGAATGGAGTTCGATTTGTTCAGATGTACAATCATTCCACTTGATGAAGGGTACACAAATTGCATCATCATCAATACACAATGCATCATACACTTTTAACAGCTTCAAGTTTCTGAGGGTGTTAAATTTGGAATTCACTGTAATTGATTCTTTCCCAGAAGCGTTAACCTGCTTAGGATATGTTGCTGTTAGAATTGCTGATGATTCTTCATTATCATTCTCGTCCAATCGTTGGAACCTTGAAACTTTGATAGTTAAAGGAATGGGAAGACGAGTATCATTACCAGACACACTTTGGAAGATGGTCAAGCTGCGCCATCTACATGTATATAACAGTGCTATTATCCCTATACCCATTGTTCATGAAGAGCTCCTTAAGAGTCCCCCAAAAATGAACGAGTTGAGAACTCTTTCCTCAGCATGGTTTTCTTGTGTGGAGGACGCGAATAACATATTGGTAAAGACACCAAATCTTCAAAAACTGCGATGTGAAGTTTTGAGATGTTATGAATATTCCCCTGCATTTAACAATCTTACTAAGCTTGAAGTGCTCAAGTTTTCTTGGGGTTGTTTGGGGACCTGGGCCACCAATCTGAAATTTCCATCAAGTCTTAAGAAATTAACACTACTCAATGGTCCTGTAGTTATACCTGATCAGGTTGCAACCCTCCCCAGCCTTGTGGTACTCAAACTGCTAAACGTTTCCATTAAAAGAAAAGTATGGGAAGTGACTGATGAGCAGTTCCCTCGCCTCAAATTCTTGAAACTACAAAATGCTTCTTTTTTTGAATGGAATGTTTCAGATGATGCTTTTCCATGCCTGGAACACTTGGTGATAAGAAGATTGCGACATCTTGAGCAGATCCCTCCTCGCTTTGCAGACATGCTGACTCTAAAATCTATTGAGGTGATATCATGCAAAGAATCACTTGTTGAATCAGCCAAGGATATCCAGGAAAAACAAGTTGAAGAAATGCAAAATTGTGGTTTCAAACTATTTATCCAGAAGTAG